Proteins from a single region of Oryza brachyantha chromosome 6, ObraRS2, whole genome shotgun sequence:
- the LOC102711357 gene encoding homeobox-leucine zipper protein ROC8, whose product MDFGDEPEGSDSQRRRKRYHRHTPRQIQQLEAMFKECPHPDENQRAQLSRELGLEPRQIKFWFQNRRTQMKAQHERADNCFLRAENDKIRCENIAIREALKNVICPTCGGPPVGEDYFDEQKLRMENARLKEELDRVSNLTSKYLGRPFTQLPPATPMSVSSLDLSVGGMSGPGLGGPSLDLDLLSGGSSGIPFQLPAPVSDMERPMMADMATRAMDELIRLAQAGDHIWSKSPGGGVSGGDSRETLNVDTYDSIFSKPGGSYRAPSINVEGSRESGLVLMSAVALADVFMDTNKWMEFFPSIVSKAHTIDVLVNGMGGRSESLILMYEELHIMTPAVPTREVSFVRYCRQIEQGLWAIADVSVDLQRDAHFGAPPPRSRRLPSGCLIADMANGYSKVTWVEHMEVEEKNPINVLYRDLVLSGAAFGAHRWLAALQRACERYASLVALGVPHHIAGVTPEGKRSMMKLSQRMVNSFCSSLGASQMHQWTTLSGSNEVSVRVTMHRSTDPGQPNGVVLSAATSIWLPVPCDHVFAFVRDENTRSQWDVLSHGNQVQEVSRIPNGSNPGNCISLLRGLNASQNSMLILQESCTDASGSLVVYSPIDIPAANVVMSGEDPSSIPLLPSGFTILPDGRPGSAAGASSSSAGPVAAPRGGSVVTVAFQILVSSLPSSKLNAESVATVNGLITTTVEQIKAALNCSAHGHP is encoded by the exons atggattTCGGCGACGAACCTGAGGGCTCCGACAGCCAGCGCCGCCGCAAGCGCTACCACCGCCACACCCCTCGCCAGATTCAGCAGCTCGAGGC GATGTTCAAGGAGTGCCCCCACCCCGACGAGAACCAGCGGGCGCAGCTTAGCCGGGAGCTCGGCCTGGAGCCGAGGCAGATCAAGTTCTGGTTCCAGAACCGCCGGACCCAGATGAAG GCGCAGCACGAGCGGGCGGACAACTGCTTCCTCCGCGCGGAGAACGACAAGATCCGGTGCGAGAACATCGCCATCCGCGAGGCGCTCAAGAACGTCATCTGCCCCACCTGCGGCGGCCCTCCCGTCGGCGAGGATTACTTCGACGAGCAGAAGCTTCGCATGGAGAACGCCCGTCTGAAGGAAGAG CTCGACCGCGTGTCGAACCTCACGTCCAAGTACCTCGGCCGGCCGTTCACGCAGCTCCCACCGGCGACGCCGATGTCCGTCTCGTCGTTGGACCTCTCCGTGGGCGGGATGAGCGGGCCCGGGCTGGGCGGCCCATCGCTCGACCTGGACCTCCTCAGCGGGGGCTCGTCGGGGATCCCGTTCCAGCTGCCGGCGCCCGTGTCGGACATGGAGCGCCCCATGATGGCGGACATGGCCACACGCGCCATGGACGAGCTGATCCGCCTCGCTCAGGCGGGCGACCACATCTGGTCCAAgagccccggcggcggcgtgtccGGCGGCGACTCCCGCGAGACGCTCAACGTCGACACCTACGACAGCATCTTCTCCAAGCCCGGCGGCTCGTACCGCGCGCCCAGCATCAACGTCGAGGGGTCCCGCGAGTCCGGCCTCGTGCTCATGAGCGCCGTCGCTCTCGCCGACGTGTTCATGGACACG AACAAATGGATGGAGTTCTTCCCTAGCATCGTGTCCAAAGCTCACACCATTGATGTCCTTGTGAATGGCATGGGTGGGAGAAGCGAGTCCTTGATTCTG ATGTACGAGGAGCTGCACATCATGACGCCGGCCGTGCCGACTCGGGAGGTGAGCTTCGTCCGCTACTGCCGGCAGATCGAGCAGGGGCTGTGGGCCATCGCCGACGTCTCCGTCGACCTGCAGCGTGACGCCCACttcggcgcgccgccgccgcgctcccgcCGTCTCCCGTCGGGGTGCCTCATCGCCGACATGGCCAATGGCTACTCCAAG GTGACCTGGGTCGAACacatggaggtggaggagaagaaCCCAATCAACGTGCTCTACCGCGACCTCGTGCTCAGCGGCGCCGCGTTCGGGGCGCACCGCTGGCTCGCCGCGCTCCAGCGCGCGTGCGAGCGCTACGCCTCCCTCGTCGCGCTCGGCGTCCCGCACCACATCGCCGGAG TGACGCCGGAGGGGAAGAGGAGCATGATGAAGCTGTCGCAGCGCATGGTGAACAGCTTCTGCTCGAGCCTGGGCGCGTCGCAGATGCACCAGTGGACGACGCTGTCGGGGTCCAACGAGGTGAGCGTCCGCGTCACCATGCACCGGAGCACCGACCCCGGCCAGCCCAACGGCGTCGTCCtcagcgccgccacctccatcTGGCTCCCCGTCCCCTGCGACCACGTCTTCGCCTTCGTCCGCGACGAGAACACCCGCTCCCAG TGGGACGTCCTGTCGCACGGCAATCAAGTCCAGGAAGTGTCGCGCATCCCCAACGGCTCCAACCCCGGCAACTGCATCTCCCTCCTAAGA GGCTTGAATGCGAGCCAGAACAGCATGCTGATCCTGCAGGAGAGCTGCACGGACGCGTCGGGGTCGCTGGTGGTGTACTCGCCGATCGACATCCCGGCGGCGAACGTGGTGATGAGCGGCGAGGACCCGTCGAGCATCCCGCTGCTGCCGTCGGGGTTCACCATCCTCCCCGACGGCCGCCcggggtcggcggcgggggcgtcCAGCAGTAGCGCcggcccggtcgccgccccgcgcggcggctccgtcgtcaccgtcgcgttCCAGATCCTCGTGAGCAGCCTCCCGTCGTCCAAGCTCAACGCCGagtccgtcgccaccgtcaACGGCCTCATCACCACCACCGTGGAGCAGATCAAGGCCGCGCTCAACTGCTCCGCCCATGGCCACCCCTGA